In a single window of the Rhizobium tropici CIAT 899 genome:
- a CDS encoding ABC transporter permease produces MIALATFRRKPWIWSFIAAIAVWIITVLFTGGASSIGLSQAALTFAAFSVIVGIGQMFVITLGPGNIDLSVPATMTLAGTIALKLMNVEDGMIVPGLLVSVVIGLGIGLGNYALIKLLRIPPIIATLSMSFIIQSTAIWSNRGLRIKPPEYLAEFTTSGVFGIPNVAIVALLLSALAWILLEKTIYGRWISAIGQSMFAARMAGIPVDGTRLATYVLCAILASICGYLLASFSGGAALNMGAEYLLMSIAVVIIGGTAVAGGDSNVPGIWGASLFMFLVVSMLNTYGFGAGPRLVLTGLIIIAVILVAGGRPAGGR; encoded by the coding sequence ATGATCGCGCTTGCCACGTTTCGCCGCAAACCCTGGATCTGGTCGTTCATCGCGGCAATCGCGGTGTGGATCATCACCGTTCTCTTCACCGGCGGCGCCAGTTCCATCGGCCTGTCGCAGGCGGCACTCACCTTTGCGGCATTCTCGGTCATTGTCGGCATCGGGCAGATGTTCGTCATCACGCTCGGACCGGGCAATATCGATCTTTCCGTACCGGCCACCATGACGCTCGCCGGTACGATCGCGCTGAAACTCATGAATGTCGAAGACGGCATGATCGTGCCAGGCCTGCTGGTGTCGGTCGTCATCGGCCTTGGCATTGGTCTCGGCAATTATGCCCTGATCAAGCTGCTGCGCATTCCGCCGATCATTGCGACACTCTCTATGAGCTTCATCATTCAGTCGACTGCCATCTGGAGCAATCGCGGCCTGCGGATCAAGCCGCCAGAATATCTGGCCGAGTTCACGACATCGGGGGTGTTCGGCATACCGAATGTCGCCATCGTCGCCCTGCTGCTATCGGCGCTTGCCTGGATTCTCCTGGAAAAAACGATCTATGGGCGCTGGATCTCGGCGATCGGCCAGAGCATGTTCGCGGCGCGAATGGCCGGCATTCCCGTCGACGGAACGCGTCTTGCGACTTATGTGCTCTGCGCCATCCTCGCCTCGATCTGTGGCTATCTGCTCGCGAGCTTCTCCGGCGGCGCAGCCCTCAACATGGGCGCGGAATATTTGCTGATGTCGATTGCCGTCGTCATCATCGGCGGCACGGCGGTTGCCGGCGGCGACTCGAACGTACCGGGCATCTGGGGCGCCTCGCTGTTCATGTTTCTGGTCGTCTCCATGCTGAACACTTACGGTTTCGGCGCAGGCCCAAGGCTTGTTCTGACCGGCCTGATCATTATTGCCGTCATTCTCGTTGCCGGCGGTCGCCCCGCTGGCGGGCGCTGA
- a CDS encoding ABC transporter permease — MSRPSSATLRLLIPALSLAVLLAAVFYLQPRAMSYVGLNLLFNLAVPIALATIAQMMIMSVNDLDLSMGTFVSFTACVAATYLQSAPLIGILILAAAIAVYAAIGIVIYIRDLPSIVVTLGMSFVWGGLAVLLLPAPGGTAPDWARWLMTSKPPLVPIAIIASILIALFAHLIVMRSSFGVLIRGVGGNQRSLQRAGWSVVRLRAAAYALAGLFAVLAGIALVGLTTSADANIALRYTLLSIAGVILGGGEFTGGRVSPVGAVIGALTLTLAGSFLSFLRISPDWQIGAQGAILIIVLALRLLLNRVEKREKQS; from the coding sequence ATGAGCCGTCCGTCCTCCGCTACCCTGCGCCTGCTTATCCCGGCGCTATCGCTTGCTGTCCTGCTCGCTGCGGTCTTTTATCTGCAGCCGCGCGCCATGAGCTATGTCGGCCTCAATCTGCTTTTCAATCTCGCCGTACCGATTGCTTTGGCGACGATTGCGCAGATGATGATCATGTCGGTCAACGATCTTGACCTTTCGATGGGGACCTTCGTCAGCTTCACGGCCTGTGTGGCGGCGACCTATCTGCAATCTGCCCCGCTCATCGGTATCCTTATTCTGGCGGCTGCGATTGCAGTCTATGCTGCAATCGGCATCGTCATCTATATCAGGGATCTGCCGTCGATCGTGGTGACGCTCGGCATGAGCTTCGTTTGGGGTGGCCTGGCTGTCCTGCTGCTGCCGGCGCCGGGCGGCACTGCGCCCGATTGGGCGCGCTGGCTGATGACTTCGAAGCCGCCGCTTGTCCCCATTGCGATCATAGCCAGCATCCTCATCGCGCTGTTTGCCCATCTGATCGTCATGCGCTCCTCCTTCGGGGTGCTGATCCGCGGCGTCGGCGGCAATCAGCGGTCGTTGCAGCGGGCTGGCTGGTCCGTCGTCCGCCTGCGTGCCGCGGCCTATGCGCTGGCGGGCCTCTTCGCCGTATTGGCCGGCATTGCCCTGGTTGGGCTCACCACTTCGGCGGATGCGAATATCGCGCTGCGCTATACGTTGCTGTCGATCGCCGGCGTTATCCTCGGTGGTGGAGAGTTTACCGGCGGCCGCGTCTCGCCGGTGGGTGCCGTCATCGGTGCGCTGACACTCACCCTGGCGGGCTCCTTCCTGTCGTTTCTGCGGATATCGCCCGACTGGCAGATCGGCGCGCAGGGCGCGATCCTGATCATCGTGCTTGCCCTCCGGCTCTTGCTCAATCGCGTCGAAAAGCGGGAGAAACAATCATGA
- a CDS encoding ATP-binding cassette domain-containing protein, protein MIAAKDNTLKRQDAGPQAVVSARGIKVHFGAVKALDGADLTVLAGECIGLVGHNGAGKSTIVNVINGGLSPHEGSVTYEGDDSVHGINAARAHGIRCVFQELSLAPNLTVVENMRVVHRGLAGWNWRRQAAAIVRAKLDEIFAGHRIDVMRTVGELSIAERQMVEIAITFCAVGETPKLVILDEPTSSLDAGLAAQLMAYVRSFVQAGGAVMLISHILGEILSTASRILVMKDGRVVADRIAQDFTVHSLVLAMGSVVKEQDRSRRGGEGAASSPLLALPARGGRGLGFNARKGEVIGLAGLAGHGQTDMLLDLHRSLSHNWLPGRQGNIAFVAGDRSLNGTFPLWSILKNLSIASLSDFSRLSVVDRGREDRLGADWKGRIEIRTPTMANGILSLSGGNQQKVLFARALATTAPIVLMDDPMRGVDIGTKQEVYRILSDEASSSRTFIWYSTEMDEIRLCDRAYVFRDGAIVAELVGEDITEENVLAASFAGEGA, encoded by the coding sequence ATGATTGCAGCCAAAGACAATACTTTGAAGAGACAGGATGCCGGCCCGCAGGCCGTCGTCTCCGCCCGTGGCATCAAGGTGCATTTCGGTGCCGTAAAGGCGCTCGACGGCGCCGATCTGACGGTTCTGGCAGGCGAGTGCATCGGGCTTGTTGGCCATAATGGTGCCGGCAAGTCGACGATCGTCAACGTCATCAACGGCGGCCTCAGCCCGCACGAGGGCAGCGTCACCTATGAGGGAGACGACAGCGTGCACGGCATCAACGCAGCGCGCGCCCACGGGATACGCTGCGTCTTTCAGGAATTGTCGCTCGCGCCGAATCTCACCGTCGTCGAGAACATGCGGGTGGTCCATCGCGGTCTTGCCGGCTGGAACTGGCGGCGGCAGGCGGCGGCAATTGTTCGCGCCAAGCTCGACGAAATTTTCGCCGGTCACAGGATCGACGTCATGCGGACCGTCGGCGAACTCTCGATCGCCGAGCGGCAGATGGTAGAGATCGCGATCACCTTTTGTGCCGTCGGCGAGACGCCGAAGCTAGTCATCCTCGATGAGCCGACCTCATCCCTCGATGCTGGACTTGCCGCCCAGTTGATGGCCTATGTGCGCAGCTTCGTGCAAGCAGGCGGTGCGGTCATGCTGATCTCGCATATTCTTGGCGAGATCCTTTCGACCGCAAGCCGAATTCTGGTCATGAAGGATGGCCGAGTCGTCGCCGATCGCATCGCTCAGGACTTCACCGTTCATAGCCTGGTCCTGGCAATGGGCAGTGTCGTCAAGGAGCAGGACCGCTCGCGCAGGGGCGGGGAAGGCGCCGCATCGTCTCCTCTGCTTGCACTGCCGGCGCGAGGGGGAAGGGGCCTTGGCTTCAATGCCCGCAAGGGCGAAGTGATAGGGCTTGCCGGGCTCGCCGGCCATGGCCAGACCGACATGCTGCTCGATCTTCATCGCTCGCTTTCGCACAACTGGCTGCCGGGCAGGCAAGGCAATATCGCCTTCGTCGCGGGCGACCGCAGCTTGAACGGCACCTTCCCGCTTTGGAGCATCCTGAAAAACCTCAGCATTGCCTCGCTCAGCGATTTTTCGCGTCTGTCGGTCGTCGATCGCGGGCGCGAGGATCGCCTCGGTGCCGACTGGAAGGGCCGTATCGAAATCCGTACGCCGACGATGGCGAACGGCATCTTGTCCCTGTCCGGCGGCAATCAGCAGAAGGTGCTGTTCGCCCGCGCCTTGGCGACGACCGCGCCGATCGTGCTGATGGACGATCCCATGCGCGGTGTCGATATCGGTACCAAACAGGAGGTCTACAGGATCTTGAGTGACGAGGCTTCGTCCAGCCGGACATTTATCTGGTATTCGACGGAAATGGACGAGATCCGGCTCTGCGACCGCGCCTATGTCTTTCGCGACGGCGCCATCGTCGCCGAGCTGGTTGGAGAGGACATCACGGAGGAAAATGTGCTGGCGGCTTCCTTTGCCGGGGAGGGCGCATGA
- a CDS encoding ABC transporter substrate-binding protein encodes MNIAKMLMASAVIACVAAPGAALADTSSKKIALSNNYAGNSWRQAMLTSWQKVTGEAVKAGVVAAADPFTTAENQATEQAAQIQNMILQGYDAIVIDAASPTALNGAIKEACDAKIVVVSFDGIVTEPCAWRIAVDFKGMGASQIEYLAKKMPKGGNVLEIRGLAGVSVDDEISAGIHAAAAKYPQFKIVGSVHGDWAQDVAQRAVAGILPSLPDIAAVVTQGGDGYGAAQAFAAAKRPMPTIVMGNRQDELAWWKKEKDAGGYETMSVSIAPGVSTLAFWVAQQILDGKEVKKDLVVPFLRIDQDNLETNLANTQAGGVANVEYTLDDAKKVIAAAK; translated from the coding sequence ATGAATATTGCCAAGATGCTTATGGCATCCGCCGTCATCGCTTGCGTTGCCGCGCCGGGTGCTGCCCTTGCAGATACGTCATCCAAGAAAATTGCCTTGTCGAACAATTATGCCGGCAACTCCTGGCGCCAGGCCATGTTGACGAGTTGGCAGAAGGTAACGGGCGAAGCGGTCAAGGCCGGTGTCGTTGCCGCGGCCGATCCGTTCACGACGGCTGAAAACCAGGCAACCGAGCAGGCCGCCCAGATTCAGAACATGATCCTGCAGGGCTATGATGCGATCGTCATCGATGCTGCCTCGCCGACGGCGCTGAACGGCGCGATCAAGGAAGCCTGCGATGCCAAGATCGTCGTCGTTTCCTTCGACGGCATCGTCACCGAACCCTGCGCCTGGCGCATCGCCGTCGATTTCAAGGGCATGGGTGCCAGCCAGATCGAATATCTTGCCAAGAAGATGCCTAAGGGCGGCAACGTGCTCGAAATCCGCGGGCTTGCCGGCGTCTCCGTCGATGACGAGATCTCAGCCGGTATCCATGCGGCTGCCGCCAAATATCCGCAGTTCAAGATTGTCGGTTCGGTTCACGGCGACTGGGCTCAGGATGTCGCCCAGCGCGCCGTCGCCGGCATTCTGCCGAGCCTTCCCGATATTGCCGCGGTCGTGACCCAGGGCGGTGACGGCTATGGTGCGGCACAGGCTTTTGCCGCCGCCAAGCGCCCCATGCCGACGATCGTCATGGGCAACCGCCAGGATGAACTTGCCTGGTGGAAGAAGGAGAAGGATGCCGGCGGCTACGAGACCATGTCGGTCTCGATCGCACCCGGCGTCTCCACGCTCGCCTTCTGGGTCGCCCAGCAGATTCTGGACGGCAAAGAGGTGAAGAAGGACCTGGTCGTTCCATTCCTGCGCATCGATCAGGACAATCTCGAAACCAACCTTGCCAACACGCAGGCCGGCGGTGTCGCGAATGTCGAATATACGCTCGACGACGCCAAGAAGGTGATCGCCGCGGCGAAATAA
- a CDS encoding GAF domain-containing sensor histidine kinase, protein MRDLAPQSVFDHYLNISRLLAGQLDFHSVIQAVAAEISHVIPHDHLDVCIILMDEQFHTAYESGLETDWGRRFPAPVSNSPIRTLLWGETDYLLTGDAWSDPQFHFQGSFSHPIFHQSLHSRLHVPLKVQGHIIGALSCSSHQTGLYTMQDIESARVIADLLAPHFFAIRAADQAKRSAIVEAEARAREEGLRLGALKLTEALEAERQRIGMDLHDQILADLTRLSRRLERLARQPDVTGEALEPLFRGLQHSMHDLRQIIEEAKPSVLQLFGFAQAIENHLERSIQESGATLSWTLNDETGGAIDCLEQSVSIALFRIAQEAINNAIRHAQAESIAVHLKAAEGAVTIDVVDDGVGLGNTRRLSGGGIENMRTRARLISARFTIKAAAASGGTIVSVSLPAIAQTAGGAAA, encoded by the coding sequence TTGCGCGATCTGGCGCCGCAATCGGTCTTCGACCACTATCTCAACATATCGAGGCTTCTTGCGGGTCAGCTCGATTTTCACTCGGTCATCCAGGCCGTCGCTGCCGAAATCAGCCATGTTATCCCGCATGACCATCTCGACGTCTGCATCATCCTGATGGACGAGCAATTTCATACAGCCTACGAGAGCGGCCTGGAAACGGATTGGGGTCGCCGCTTTCCCGCACCCGTCAGCAACAGCCCCATCCGCACGCTTCTCTGGGGCGAGACCGATTACCTCTTAACCGGCGATGCCTGGAGCGATCCCCAATTCCATTTTCAGGGTTCTTTCTCGCACCCGATCTTTCATCAATCGCTGCATAGCCGTCTGCACGTGCCCCTTAAAGTTCAGGGTCATATCATCGGCGCCCTGTCCTGCTCCAGTCACCAGACCGGCCTCTACACCATGCAGGATATCGAAAGTGCCCGCGTGATTGCCGATCTCCTCGCACCTCACTTCTTTGCAATCCGCGCCGCCGACCAGGCCAAACGGTCGGCGATCGTCGAGGCCGAGGCTCGGGCCCGCGAAGAGGGCCTTCGCCTTGGCGCCCTGAAACTGACCGAGGCGCTGGAGGCGGAACGCCAGCGCATTGGCATGGACCTGCACGACCAGATTCTCGCCGATCTGACCCGTCTCTCCCGACGGCTGGAACGGCTTGCCCGCCAGCCCGATGTCACCGGTGAAGCGCTGGAGCCGCTCTTTCGCGGTTTGCAGCACAGCATGCACGATCTTCGCCAGATCATCGAGGAGGCCAAGCCCTCGGTCCTTCAACTATTCGGCTTCGCGCAGGCGATCGAGAACCATCTCGAACGGTCGATCCAGGAAAGTGGCGCGACTTTGTCCTGGACATTGAACGACGAGACCGGCGGCGCGATCGACTGCCTTGAACAATCGGTGTCGATTGCCCTGTTCCGCATCGCGCAGGAGGCCATCAACAACGCCATTCGCCATGCCCAGGCTGAGAGCATCGCGGTTCATCTGAAAGCGGCCGAGGGTGCGGTCACCATTGATGTCGTCGATGACGGTGTCGGACTTGGAAATACCCGCAGATTATCGGGCGGCGGTATCGAAAACATGCGCACGCGAGCACGGCTGATTTCAGCGCGCTTCACGATCAAGGCGGCAGCTGCCTCCGGTGGAACGATCGTCAGTGTCAGCCTGCCTGCCATCGCGCAAACGGCCGGAGGAGCTGCCGCATGA
- a CDS encoding response regulator transcription factor: MKVLIIEDDPLHRSYLNEAIRAALPECDGVLEAENGNTGERLARDLRSSHIVMDLQMSQRNGIEAARTIWKERPETRILFWSNYSDEAYVRGVSRIVPAGAVYGYVLKSASDDRLKLALRSIFIESQCVIDREVRGMQQKSLGNVNGFTEAEYEILIDIALGLTDRAIAQRRNLSVRSVQNRLQQLYVKLGVYQPLGGQDDDGRFNLRARAVAVAFLRKLLNHSALERAEADLSAWVARQPRD; this comes from the coding sequence ATGAAGGTTCTGATCATCGAGGACGATCCGCTCCATCGCTCCTATCTCAATGAAGCGATCCGCGCCGCACTCCCCGAATGCGATGGCGTGCTGGAGGCGGAAAATGGCAATACGGGCGAACGGTTGGCGCGGGATTTGAGATCCTCTCATATCGTCATGGATCTGCAGATGAGCCAGCGCAATGGCATCGAGGCGGCCCGCACGATCTGGAAGGAGCGACCGGAGACGCGCATCCTTTTCTGGTCGAACTATTCGGACGAGGCCTATGTTCGCGGCGTTTCGCGCATCGTGCCCGCCGGGGCCGTCTATGGCTATGTCCTGAAATCGGCCTCGGACGACCGCCTGAAGCTGGCGCTTCGCAGCATCTTCATCGAAAGCCAGTGCGTGATCGACCGCGAAGTGCGCGGCATGCAGCAAAAGAGCCTCGGCAATGTCAACGGGTTCACCGAGGCCGAATATGAGATTCTGATCGATATCGCTCTTGGATTGACCGATCGCGCGATCGCCCAGAGGCGCAATCTCTCGGTCCGCAGCGTCCAGAACCGATTGCAGCAGCTCTATGTGAAACTCGGCGTCTATCAGCCGCTCGGCGGTCAGGATGATGATGGCCGTTTCAATCTGAGAGCGCGCGCGGTTGCCGTGGCCTTCTTAAGAAAACTGCTCAACCACAGCGCGCTCGAACGTGCGGAAGCCGATCTTTCCGCTTGGGTGGCGCGCCAACCACGCGACTGA
- a CDS encoding UxaA family hydrolase, which produces MPAVSPVILLNPIDDVAVARVMIRAGSPTGIDGLITADQIPRGHKVAVRDIQAGQEIRKFGQPIGVATQFIPAGGHVHLQNLAVIESDHPYQFSVDIEETGMLPREDCRTFMGFDRGAGGVGTRNFIGIITTVNCSATVSKYIAEHFNRTGGLEGFDNVDGVVALTHGGGCAVSTQSEGYRYLARTLQGYARHPNFGGILMIGLGCETNQIAPILEHYKLEEGNRLRTMTIQDLGGTRKTIAAASEMIKDMLPEVNSATRTVQPLSGIKLALECGGSDGYSGISANPALGYASDLLVRNGGTSVLAETPEIYGAEHLLTRRAVTPAVAEKLLSRIDWWRDYTRRNGAELNNNPSYGNKLGGLTTILEKSLGAVAKGGSMPLKAVYEYSEIVDEPGFVFMDTPGYDPVAVTGQVAGGCNVICFTTGRGSVSGFKPAPCVKIATNTEMYNHMREDMDINCGDIVSGDDTIEAAGERIFEEIIAVASGKKTLSETFDYGDNEFVPWQVGAIT; this is translated from the coding sequence ATGCCCGCCGTTTCGCCTGTCATCCTGCTCAACCCTATTGACGATGTTGCGGTCGCTCGCGTGATGATCCGCGCCGGCAGCCCGACCGGCATCGACGGCTTGATTACCGCAGACCAGATCCCGCGGGGCCACAAGGTGGCCGTTCGCGACATTCAGGCAGGCCAGGAGATCCGCAAATTCGGCCAGCCGATCGGCGTCGCGACACAGTTCATTCCGGCCGGGGGCCACGTCCATCTGCAGAACCTGGCCGTGATCGAATCCGACCATCCCTATCAGTTCAGTGTCGATATCGAAGAGACCGGCATGCTGCCGCGCGAGGACTGCCGGACCTTCATGGGCTTTGACCGCGGCGCCGGCGGCGTCGGAACGCGTAATTTCATCGGCATCATCACGACGGTCAATTGCTCGGCAACCGTCTCGAAATATATCGCCGAACATTTCAATCGCACCGGCGGGCTCGAGGGCTTCGACAATGTCGATGGCGTCGTGGCACTGACCCACGGCGGCGGCTGTGCCGTCAGCACGCAGTCGGAGGGCTACCGCTATCTGGCCCGTACCCTCCAGGGCTATGCGCGGCATCCGAATTTCGGCGGTATCCTCATGATCGGGCTTGGCTGCGAAACCAATCAGATCGCGCCCATTCTGGAGCATTACAAGCTGGAAGAAGGAAACCGGTTGCGCACCATGACGATCCAGGATCTCGGCGGCACCCGCAAGACGATCGCCGCCGCATCCGAAATGATCAAGGACATGCTGCCGGAGGTCAATTCCGCCACCCGCACCGTCCAGCCGCTTTCCGGCATCAAGCTCGCCCTGGAATGCGGAGGCTCCGATGGATATTCAGGCATTTCGGCCAATCCGGCGCTCGGCTATGCCTCCGATCTCCTCGTGCGCAATGGCGGCACCTCGGTTCTGGCGGAAACGCCGGAGATCTATGGTGCGGAACATCTGCTGACGCGCAGAGCGGTTACGCCCGCGGTCGCCGAAAAGCTGCTCTCCAGAATCGACTGGTGGCGCGATTATACCCGCCGCAACGGAGCGGAACTCAACAACAATCCGTCCTATGGCAATAAGCTCGGCGGATTGACGACGATCCTCGAAAAGTCGCTCGGGGCCGTCGCCAAGGGCGGCTCCATGCCGCTCAAAGCCGTCTATGAATATTCTGAGATCGTCGACGAACCCGGTTTTGTCTTCATGGACACGCCGGGCTACGATCCTGTCGCCGTCACCGGCCAGGTTGCCGGCGGCTGCAATGTGATCTGCTTCACGACGGGCCGAGGCTCCGTCTCCGGTTTCAAGCCAGCGCCTTGCGTCAAGATCGCCACCAATACAGAAATGTACAACCATATGCGCGAGGATATGGACATCAATTGCGGTGACATCGTCAGCGGTGACGATACGATCGAGGCGGCGGGCGAGCGGATTTTCGAGGAGATCATCGCTGTCGCCTCCGGCAAGAAGACCCTGAGCGAGACCTTCGACTACGGCGACAATGAATTCGTTCCCTGGCAGGTCGGCGCCATCACCTGA
- a CDS encoding GntR family transcriptional regulator, with product MKLSVLQSSGLRKTKLYEQLHERLRAEILAGAVPEGVVLTEAALVDLVGSSRAPVRQALQMLFDGGLIARLEGRGFIVGRAGTPPKRIKLGDYLGKLFDEDGDRPVFAWQALYEDVERIVVHRSFFGRYRINENELARHFGVGRAVARDVLLRLETLGITEKDDNFRWSIVPLDSQRIRDLYEVREQIEPVALASALGGLSRDHVDTMLARLSQALADYPDVSASTMYELELDLHLRSLQACPNKEFLSILKRTHCILTLSKHIVGSRIKRPEYEPFLSEHVGVFKMVQNRDEEGLRKAMRDHIRNSQPSVQARAAYIREQYQPDEYPFIV from the coding sequence ATGAAACTTTCGGTTTTGCAAAGCAGCGGCCTGCGCAAGACCAAGCTCTATGAGCAGCTTCACGAGCGATTGAGGGCAGAGATTCTCGCCGGAGCGGTGCCTGAAGGTGTTGTCTTGACCGAGGCCGCCCTTGTCGATCTGGTCGGCAGCAGCCGCGCGCCGGTTCGTCAGGCATTGCAGATGTTGTTCGATGGCGGCCTGATCGCGCGTCTCGAAGGGCGGGGCTTTATCGTTGGCAGGGCGGGGACACCGCCGAAGCGGATCAAGCTCGGCGATTATCTCGGCAAATTGTTCGACGAAGATGGCGATAGGCCGGTATTCGCATGGCAGGCGCTTTACGAGGATGTCGAACGCATCGTCGTCCATCGCTCCTTTTTCGGCCGTTATCGCATCAACGAAAACGAGTTGGCACGGCATTTCGGGGTCGGGCGCGCCGTAGCGCGCGATGTGCTGTTAAGGCTCGAGACGCTTGGCATCACCGAAAAGGACGACAATTTTCGCTGGTCGATCGTCCCGCTCGACAGCCAGCGTATTCGTGACCTCTATGAGGTGCGCGAACAGATCGAGCCTGTGGCGCTCGCAAGCGCCTTGGGCGGGCTTTCCAGAGACCACGTCGACACAATGCTCGCGCGGCTGTCGCAGGCGCTTGCGGATTATCCCGATGTCTCGGCCTCGACCATGTACGAGCTGGAGCTCGATCTTCATCTGCGCAGCCTTCAGGCTTGCCCGAACAAGGAGTTCCTGAGCATCCTGAAGCGGACGCACTGCATCCTTACGCTCAGCAAGCATATCGTCGGCAGTCGCATCAAGAGGCCGGAATACGAGCCCTTCCTGTCGGAGCACGTCGGTGTCTTCAAAATGGTGCAAAACCGAGACGAGGAGGGGCTGCGCAAAGCCATGCGAGATCATATTCGCAACTCGCAACCGAGCGTACAGGCACGCGCCGCCTATATCCGCGAGCAATACCAGCCGGACGAATACCCATTCATCGTCTGA
- a CDS encoding ISL3 family transposase — MATKFRLSSLIPAGLIVERSDESDGVIIVSARAAADRRSCPLCSRLSDRVHSRYVRIIADLPCAGVRVQLRLSARRFVCEVTFCRRRIFVERFGELVVPERSRRTARLDTVVHHLGLALGGRPAAAFAKRLMIPVSNDTLIRAVRRKSAAPRDALSVVGVDDWAFRRNHRYGTVVCDLEKRRIIKLLPDREIATVSTFLAQHPEIAIVSRDRGGGYREAATKALPHAIQVADRWHLMENASAAFLDVVRKSMRAIRAAIGATTINPELLTCAERLQYDSYLRREDANLTIRKLSSDGVPIKEIVRQTGYSRGTVRQIVRGHRTDVFRVRQSSLEAYLPLLDELWRSGQHNGAELWRQLKCKGFRGCSRVVGEWAARRRRSERVCDQQLQKVPSARTIARLMTTARDQLSKADTITIAAIEAGVPALIEARNLIDRFQTMIRRKAKTELDQWIADARDSLFAPFANGILKDKAAVSAAITEPWSNGQVEGQINKLKLVKRQMYGRAKLDLLEARLIGAI; from the coding sequence ATGGCGACCAAATTTCGTCTGTCATCCCTGATCCCGGCCGGATTGATTGTTGAGCGTTCCGACGAGAGCGACGGGGTTATCATTGTTTCCGCGCGGGCTGCCGCCGATCGACGTTCCTGCCCTTTATGCAGCCGACTGTCGGATCGTGTTCATAGCCGCTACGTTCGGATAATTGCCGATTTGCCTTGTGCTGGCGTCAGGGTCCAACTGCGGTTGTCGGCACGGCGCTTTGTCTGTGAGGTGACATTCTGCCGTCGTCGAATTTTCGTCGAGAGGTTTGGAGAGCTTGTCGTTCCGGAGCGCAGCCGTCGAACTGCTCGGCTTGATACTGTTGTGCATCATCTCGGGTTGGCTCTGGGAGGGAGGCCTGCAGCAGCCTTTGCCAAACGCTTGATGATCCCAGTTAGCAATGACACGCTGATCCGCGCGGTAAGAAGAAAATCCGCGGCGCCGCGTGATGCGCTCAGCGTCGTCGGCGTTGACGATTGGGCTTTCCGCCGCAATCACCGCTATGGCACCGTCGTATGTGATCTTGAGAAGCGACGGATTATCAAACTTCTGCCCGATCGGGAGATCGCGACAGTTTCGACCTTCCTTGCTCAACACCCCGAAATTGCGATCGTTTCCCGCGACCGAGGCGGCGGCTATCGTGAAGCTGCCACTAAGGCTTTACCGCATGCCATTCAGGTCGCAGATCGTTGGCATTTGATGGAGAACGCCAGCGCAGCATTCCTCGACGTCGTGCGCAAATCCATGCGAGCAATCCGTGCCGCAATTGGTGCTACGACGATCAATCCTGAGCTGCTCACGTGTGCTGAACGACTGCAATATGACAGCTATCTGCGGCGGGAGGATGCGAATTTGACGATCAGGAAGCTCTCCTCCGATGGTGTCCCAATAAAGGAAATCGTTCGACAAACCGGCTATAGCCGCGGAACAGTTCGCCAGATCGTCCGCGGTCACAGGACCGATGTGTTCCGTGTCAGACAAAGTTCCCTTGAGGCCTATCTGCCGCTGTTAGATGAACTCTGGAGATCCGGGCAGCACAACGGCGCTGAACTCTGGCGGCAGTTAAAATGCAAAGGCTTTCGTGGTTGTTCTCGTGTCGTCGGGGAGTGGGCGGCAAGGCGACGGCGGTCTGAGCGGGTCTGCGATCAGCAACTTCAAAAGGTGCCATCCGCCAGAACGATTGCCCGGTTGATGACAACTGCTCGCGATCAACTCAGCAAAGCCGACACAATCACCATCGCGGCCATAGAAGCCGGCGTTCCCGCCTTGATCGAAGCCCGCAATCTAATTGATCGCTTCCAGACGATGATCCGACGGAAGGCCAAGACAGAACTCGATCAATGGATCGCTGATGCACGCGACAGTCTGTTCGCCCCCTTCGCCAACGGAATACTGAAAGACAAGGCAGCGGTGTCAGCGGCCATCACCGAACCCTGGTCGAACGGCCAAGTCGAAGGACAGATCAACAAACTGAAGCTTGTCAAAAGGCAAATGTACGGCCGTGCCAAGCTGGACCTGCTTGAGGCACGGTTGATCGGCGCAATATGA